AGCCTTTATTACATCTTTACAAAGTGTAGCAGAAATTGTTATCGTTATTGCCCTTGGTTACTGGCTCAAAAGTGCTGGTAAAGTGGGTGAACAATTTAAGGGTAATATTTCTTTTGTCATTATGAATATCGCGTTACCTGCTTCAATCTTTGTTTCTGTATTAAAATATCTTACCCGTGACAAATTAATCGGATTAACTGGCGGTCTGGTTTATGCATTTGCCAGTTTTGCTGCGAGCTATTTATTAGCGTGGTTATTGACCAAACTTTTAAAAATTCGTAAAGGGCGTCGCGGTACGTTCATCAACATGTTTGCGAACGCTAATACTATTTTTATTGGTTTACCATTGAATCTAGCTTTATTTGGTCAAAAGAGTCTACCCTATTTTTTGGTTTATTATGTGGTTAATACGGTTTCCACTTGGGCGATTGGTGTTTTCTTTATTTCTGCAGATGATCCAACCATTACTCAAGGCACAAAAAAAGAATTTAATTGGAAGAAATTATTGCCTGCTCCCTTAGTTGGCTTTATAGTTTCTTTAGTGTTCTTATTATTAGCTATTCCTATTCCTGGTTGGATTAATTCAACTCTCAGTATGATTGGTGGTATTGTTACACCGATGTCATTAATTTATATTGGTATTATTTTGGCAGATGCTGGTTTGAAATCAATCCGTTTTGATCGTGATACTATTTGGGCTTTAATGGGGCGTTTCGTTTTTGCACCGGCGTTAATGATTTTATTTATTTTATTAGGCAGCAAAATGGGAGCTCACATGCCTAACATGGAGCAAAGCACGTTGGTAATTCAAGCGGCTACTCCTGGTTTGGCCGTTTTGCCGATTTTAGTCGGTCAAGCTCATGGGGATGTTAGATATGCCACAAATGTTGTTACTACTAGTACTGTTTTATTCGTTATTGTAGTACCTATTTTAATGCAAGTAATTAACTTAATATTTTAATTAAAATTAAACAACAAAAATAAAGGTCTAATTGAGAGACCTTTATTTTTGTATTGTTAAGCTTAATTGCTTTTAAAACAATATCGGCAATTAAAACTGCGCAATTATTAATCTTCCACTAATTATTTTGACTTACCTCTAAAACTATATCCTATATTTAATTATTCTTTTGTACAATGAACATTATATAACTAATACAAGAAAAGTTAACCTAAAAATCCCAAATAGTCATTTATACTAGTAGTAATCATAATCAACTACTAAAGAAAAGACTATTTTGAATAATTTACTTTAACATAGTTTGACTTAAGAATTATATATCTTTTACAACAAACTAACAATAAATAATAGACAATATTGGTATAGCTAGGTCACAATACCTATGATAAATTACAGATAATTTAGTATAGATTCTAGCCTTAGTTCTTAAAATGGGATTTGTAGCATTTTATGCAACATTTTTTAAACGTTAAAGTATTGATATAATCTGACTTAGTCATTCTTATTTATGTTAGAAAGATGACAGCAATGAGTATTTTAACTGCAAGCTACTATTTTTTAAAACTAACATCAATTATTAGAAACTATCATAATACAATCTACAATGAAAATTTTAGAGACTGCTCGAATTAATCTTGTAATCTACTATATAATAAATAACTATTGGTTATTTGATTTACTTATATAAATAAAAATTAATTCACAGTATAGTACAAAAAAGCACAAAATTCATAAGACTAAACAAATAGTGGTTCTAAATATTTGTCACACCATTCGTTGATTTTATCAATATCTGGTTCGTTATCTATTGGAGCTTTTTTAATTAGTTTGTCATCAACATTGAACAAGCCTTGCTGACCTTTAACTGCAAAAGGATAGATACTATACACTGGGTCAATAACCCATTCAAATTGATGATCAGCCAATTTATTAACAGCTTTCAAATCAACTACTAATAAAGCGTGGCCGGGAATAGTATCTTTAATTTTTCTTGCAGTCGAACAAATTAGCAATGGTCCACGATAGTTGGTTGACCAGCTGCGATATTCTTTTGTCTTATCGCCAATCATAATTAAAAAAGCATAGTCTGGCCTGATACTTAAAGCTTTCATATAAAGCCCTCCTGAAATTTGACAAAGTATTATCTCATAATCTTAAAGATCGATAAAAAATTTTAAAATTCGGGTTTAATATTTTTAACAGAATAAAGAAAAAATACTCTACTAATTATTTTGACTTACCTCTAAAACTTAAGATTCTGTTATACATTCTGTTATTTTGGTCTTACACTTATAATTTTGACTTACCTCTAAAACGTAACTTTGTGGTAACAAAAAGGAGTAATTGGTCTTACACTTATAATTTTGACTTACCTCTAAAACAACATAATGTTTCCTTTCCAAATTTAATGGGGTCTTACACTTATAATTTTGACTTACCTCTAAAACAATACCAGCGTCAACCACACGGTCGATGATGGTCTTACACTTATAATTTTGACTTACCTCTAAAACATTGATTCATCGACGACTATAAATGTGCTTGGTCTTACACTTATAATTTTGACTTACCTCTAAAACTGACCATTACTGTCATATCTTTTACTAGTGGGTCTTACACTTATAATTTTGACTTACCTCTAAAACCATATTTTTCTTATCCCCTTATCAATTTATGGTCTTACACTTATAATTTTGACTTACCTCTAAAACACAAAATTCTCTCTCACAAATCCATCTGCTGGTCTTACACTTATAATTTTGACTTACCTCTAAAACGCTAGCGAATCGGTTGGCTACTATATAACAGGTCTTACACTTATAATTTTGACTTACCTCTAAAACTAGTCAATATCAGTGCCCCTTGCCTTGTTTGGTCTTACACTTATAATTTTGACTTACCTCTAAAACTCAATAGTCTCACGCAAGTAGCTGTTAGCAGGTCTTACACTTATAATTTTGACTTACCTCTAAAACTATCTTTAAACAAAGCAGCTAAACCACTTAGGTCTTACACTTATAATTTTGACTTACCTCTAAAACATCTGAGACAATATCATCCACGCGCGAATTGGTCTTACACTTATAATTTTGACTTACCTCTAAAACTGTGCACCATAAGGTCCTTTTCTTCTCTGAGGTCTTACACTTATAATTTTGACTTACCTCTAAAACTTGTAACCATTGCCCAACCTTTGCCGTATGGGTCTTACACTTATAATTTTGACTTACCTCTAAAACAATTCCTTTGAATGCATCGGCTGCACGTTTGGTCTTACACTTATAATTTTGACTTACCTCTAAAACGCCCGCCTAGTTTTTATATATAGTAACTATGGTCTTACACTTATAATTTTGACTTACCTCTAAAACTATCTTTAAACAAAGCAGCTAAACCACTTAGGTCTTACACTTATAATTTTGACTTACCTCTAAAACATCTGAGACAATATCATCCACGCGCGAATTGGTCTTACACTTATAATTTTGACTTACCTCTAAAACTGTGCACCATAAGGTCCTTTCTTCTCTGAGGTCTTACACTTATAATTTTGACTTACCTCTAAAACTTGTAACCATTGCCCAACCTTTGCCGTATGGGTCTTACACTTATAATTTTGACTTACCTCTAAAACAATTCCTTTGAATGCATCGGCTGCACGTTTGGTCTTACACTTATAATTTTGACTTACCTCTAAAACGCCCGCCTAGTTTTTATATATAGTAACTATGGTCTTACACTTATAATTTTGACTTACCTCTAAAACATTGACCATGATAACAGTTCTATTCGTGGCGGTCTTACACTTATAATTTTGACTTACCTCTAAAACACGAAGCTGTTAAGCTAGCGCTAGTTGCTGGGTCTTACACTTATAATTTTGACTTACCTCTAAAACAAACTACCAGTAAAAATGGCAAGCCAATTCGGTCTTACACTTATAATTTTGACTTACCTCTAAAACAATGAATTTGACCATGTTCACGTTGCTTTTGGTCTTACACTTATAATTTTGACTTACCTCTAAAACTTTAAACTTTTCACTAATGTTGTAATTGCTGGTCTTACACTTATAATTTTGACTTACCTCTAAAACCCAAAGGAAGAACAACTAACTACCGATGATGGTCTTACACTTATAATTTTGACTTACCTCTAAAACCATTTATTGCGGAACAAGATAGCGTTGCAGGGTCTTACACTTATAATTTTGACTTACCTCTAAAACTCGTTACTTGTTGAATATATAGCTTTTACAGGTCTTACACTTATAATTTTGACTTACCTCTAAAACTGTAAAATTGGATCTGACTCAGGCACATTTGGTCTTACACTTATAATTTTGACTTACCTCTAAAACTACCGTTTCATAGATTGATAAGTTAACTACGGTCTTACACTTATAATTTTGACTTACCTCTAAAACAATCGGTACGATTATCCATGATATATTTAAGGTCTTACACTTATAATTTTGACTTACCTCTAAAACTATTGTGTAATGGCGGGCGATTAAAATAAAGGTCTTACACTTATAATTTTGACTTACCTCTAAAACCCCTGAGCATGGCATAAAAAGGCTTGTTTTGGTCTTACACTTATAATTTTGACTTACCTCTAAAACCGTCGCCTTTTTTGCCAAACGAAGTGACTTGGTCTTACACTTATAATTTTGACTTACCTCTAAAACTATGCCGTTCAATTTATGACTAGCAGAAATGGTCTTACACTTATAATTTTGACTTACCTCTAAAACATAAATATTTATCCAAGGTGGCGATTAATGGGTCTTACACTTATAATTTTGACTTACCTCTAAAACAAATTCTATTGCTTCTAAGCAATTATTATAGGTCTTACACTTATAATTTTGACTTACCTCTAAAACAGGATTTTGCTGATGTTAATGACCCTAATAGGTCTTACACTTATAATTTTGACTTACCTCTAAAACCCAATAGACCATTTACTTAAATTATCCATGGGTCTTACACTTATAATTTTGACTTACCTCTAAAACATTTGTATTTACCTCCTTTCCTCAAGATTTGGTCTTACACTTATAATTTTGACTTACCTCTAAAACAAATCCTAAGGATTAGCAAGGCTAAAGGAGGGTCTTACACTTATAATTTTGACTTACCTCTAAAACATGGGCATGGAGCACCTGATTCTTCTACCCGGTCTTACACTTATAATTTTGACTTACCTCTAAAACCCGTAGCGTTGGGTTTAAGTTGACTTAAAAGGTCTTACACTTATAATTTTGACTTACCTCTAAAACCGTCCAAATTTAATCCAATTTTAATATTCATACATAAAACCATCAGTATCAATCGCAAATCTGGACAGTCCACGTATATCACCTCCTAGACTTCTAACATTATCAATTAGTACTATTTTAACATTTTTCGAAACTGCTGTATCGATAATTTCTTGGATTTCTTCTGCATTAAATAATGAATTTAAGCCTGCCACAATCAAGACTGTGGCTAATTTTAGTTCCGCAATAATCTCAATAACTCCAATCATCTTATCCAATACATCTGTCCATTCAAACATATCAATTTTTAACTCTTTCGACAGCAATAAACTATTAATATCCAAATTATTGCGAAACGATAAAGGCATTTGCCAGCCGGCAATTTCATTAAAAAGAATCCGATTTAAATCTTGATTAAGTTGTTGAATTTCATTAATTTGTGTCAGTTCAAGAGACTTTTTCATAATCGGTAAAATTTTTTGCAGAGTGGCATTACTATTAATGTCAAAAGCAAAAACATCAGTAATTACTTGAATATCGCGATAATTTATTAATTCATTATTAGTAAATAAGTGTAGCAGGCGATGATCCGAAACTAAATCAAAAACAACTTTTCGATATTCAAATTGATCGGCCAAATAAAGGCTGAGTGCATTGTGGGAACTATCAATTGGGTCATTAGGATAATAAACTAGTCGAAAACTCATATAATTGTTAGCCTTTCAAACTTATCTTCTAAAATATTAGGATCTTGACCAGTCAAATAACGAATATTAGCGTATTGTTTTTCAGTAATAATTAATGATTGCACTAAACCACGAGGTGGTGCTTGCTTGGCAATACGCTCTTCCATAAATTCAGCTGCTGGTTTATTAACTGCAATTCTGCCATAAATAGATTCTTGGATCATTAAAAAGCCTTCGTTAATTAACACTTTGCGAAATTGTCGATAATTACGCCGATCGGTACTCGTCTCTACTGGTAAGTCAAACATAATTATTAAACGCATAACTCGTTGCCTCATTTCTTCTGCTCCGTTAAATCAAAGGTAGTTAGCCGTTGAATACTACTTTCTCCATTTAAAACATGCAAGCAGTCACGCACATAGGCAGTAATTGCATTTTGTAGAATCATCTGTTTACCACCAAAAGTAATCTCTGTATTTAATAAATCAACTAATTCTAATTTGGCATATTTAAGATTAGGCTCTTTGCGCAATTCATAAACTTTTTGATCAATTATTTGCCGAAAAGGTTCCATCAAGTCAGAAGAGAGATTAAAAGTGTTTTTAATACTGTGATGATGAATACCTAATTCAGTTAAATAGCCTTGAGCGGTAATTTCCCGATTAAAGTTAGATAATAAAATAGAATAACCATAATTTAAGTACGTATTAATTTGTGAATCTTGTCCACGACTGAAACTATTGCCAAACAATTTAGTAAAATACTTCCGTGCAATTACCGCTTCACGATTAGTTTCATCATTAAATACTATTTGCTCAATTTCTTGTTGAATTTCCTGCTCATCATCTAAAAGTTGTAATTGTAATAAGAGTTGATTTTGGTTAATCATTTTTTGGCGAACAACGTGTGTCCATAGTTCTTGTTTGGCATTGATGGACCAATTAATTTGATTTTCGATAGTTTGATTACGGTTATTATAAGAATAATAACCGTCAACTTCTGCACAAGGATTATAGTCCTTATCACAAAAAATTAATTTAATATTATTTTCAACTAATTTTTGTACTAAAAAGGCTGTAATTGTTACCTGAGTACTTTGCAGTACAATAGTTGCAATATCCACCAAAGGAAATTCATATAATTGCAGATGATCTGTTTGAATTAGTAATTTATTAGCTTTATAAGATAATTTGGAGTGGTTGGTAATCACAATTTGCCGCCAAGCCATGTTAACTCCCCCTTGACAATTTTGTCATATCGTTTTATTCTTTAACTGTTGATTGATTTCAACAACTTACACTTGTAATTTTGATTTATCGATTTAAAATAAATGTTTACATTAATTGCTCATTATGAGTGGCCCGACTTAGGGCCTTTTTTTGTTGTCTAAATTTATTTAATTAAGACACGCTTTTCAAACAAACCTGTTGGTGAAGTATATATAAGATAGATATTATTTAAATCCATTCCATTTGGTTTTTTGCCTAAAGCCGTAGATTTAATAATTCCAAATTTTAAGTCTTTAAAATTACCATTCAAAGCATTGGCATGTAACATATTCAACAACTGTTCGATGATTTGTTGTTGTTTGGCAATATCACAAGCTTTGAAATCTTCAAAACTATCAGCTAATGATTGATATTCATATGAATAAAATGGATAGTATTGAGGCATCAAATCTAAAATTTCTTGATAAATATCAATAAAACTATAATCCATATCTTTAATAATGGCTTCAACAACAGCATTTTTTTGATCTGTTCGCGTTAAAAATTCGTACGACTTAGATGATAATCCTAACTGCTGGAAATTTTGAATTTCCGTGGCAGAAGATAAGCATAAGCGGCCTACTTCTTTACTCCATACAACTTGATATTTCGGCACTTTAGTCAGGATTACTTGTAAAGATTTTTTATGCTTCACATTATCATGCAGCCATTCATTTAAGTTAACTTTTTGTTCTTGAATTAACTTATCTACATAAACAGGAATTCCTACTAATCTTATCTTCTTATCATCAATTCTTACTAGTGATGAATAGGCAAATTGTTTACTAGAATAGCCTCCATAAATTGCCGGATCACGATCTTGTTTTTGTGCAATAAGACCATTTTTAGCTCCTGGAGCAAACAATGTTTCTTTATAAAATGCCCCATGATTAAATTCAGTCTTGCGCGTAACATTAACTTGTTTATAACTAAGGACTTGGCGAATAGTTTGAATTTGATCAGCAGGCCAAATAATTTCACCATTTTCATCAGCTAAGGCTTGATTATCTTCAATATCATGCAATAAGAAACTGCTATTAGCTGCAAGTTCTTTTTTACGTTTGTCTGTTTCTACACGCATAACTTGCTTAACTTGGTCAATAAACTTGGTATAGTTGTTTAAAATAATTTCACTTTCTAAGTCCGGATATTGCTTCAATAAATAAGTTCCCACAATATTGGCTAGGTAAGCATCATGTGCATGATGAAAATCATTAATCTTACGATTTTTATATAATTTAAATTTGTGACGTAATTCTGAACTGGTTTGCGCTTTAATGGCAACTACTTGGGTATTATCATTTTGAAAGTAATTATCAAAAATTGTCGCTACATTTTTAATAATTTGCCGAGTTTCCACTAATTGCCGATTAATGAATCCTTTTTTATTACCAGTTTTAATTTCTCGACGGGTCAAATTAAAGAATTTTTTAGGTCCCATAAGTCCCCATTTATACATTTGTTCCCAACGATGTTGGTTTTGATTAATAATTTGATCATCGAGTAATAAGTTATCCAATTTATGCTGATTTTCGGATTTTAAAACCAAAGCTTTATTTTCTAAAGAGTTATCCTTGATATAAGATTGCGGCAAAATGTGATCAACTTCATACTGCTGCAAATTATTAATGTCCAAAGGTGTATCAGAGTACAAGCTTTTACCCAATTGAGCAAAATAAAGGTATAAGCGCTCATCTTCAAGACGCCCCTTGTTGTCAGTTAACTGATCAACTAGAGCTGGTTGAACCTCTTGAATCTGCTTTTTAATAGCCCTATACACTTTGTCTAAACGGTCATAGCGGCTTACGGTCCGTTTATTCTTTTGACTATCTAAAGCTCCCCGAGCAAACTCAATAAAGATTTTTTCTGGAGCATGTCCCATAACTTTAACAATATCTTGAACAATTAAGAACGCTTGCCAAATTCCCCGTTTAATCGCTGGAGAACCCGCCAATTCATTAATAATATCCAGCATAGACTTATTAACATTATTATTTTCATTAGCTTTTTCAATTAATTCTTCAAAATTATACTTATCAGAATGCAGAATTTGCATAAAGTTTTGATTTGTGGTCCATAATAAAGACAAGATGCTTTCATCAGTTTGCCCACGCAAATCACTTAATAACTTATGTGAAAGCCGTCCCCATCCTTGATAACGCATATTACTCAAGCGTCGAATCTGTTCATCAGTGTAATTGTAAGGTGAATTTTGCAATTTCAGTTGTAAAATATGATGATCTTCAAAAACTGTCAGCCAAACTACCAATTCTTCTAATTGCACCTGATTGTCGGGATTATCTAAGAAGTCAGCTCCAAAAATCGGTAAAAAGTCGTGATAAGTACTTAAAGAACTATTAAATTTAGTTTCACTGCTTAAACCGCCAACTTTGACATCATTTTCAAAATAACCATTTTCTACTAACCATTTTTTTAAAGATTTAACAGAAACTGATTTTTGTTTTTTAAATAATTCATTATAAATCCGTTGCTTTAACTCCACATCCCAATTAGGACGATAGTCGAGTTTGATTTTATTAAGTTCATTGAGGACTTCATATTTTTGATATAACAAACTCATTTTAGGTAAAACTGGTTCTCCCAATAAGTAAGTATCAGTTGCCGTCATCCGATTAATAAACTTCATTGAAGATTTTTCTAAATCTACTTTTTCTTGAAAATTCCACGGGTAGATTTTACCTGTAGCTTTGCGGCTCATCCATGCAAACTGACTGCGCTGAGAATCTGTCAATGGTCCAACATAATAAGGTACTCGAAAACTTAACAAAGAAGTTAATTTATTTTCTTGATCTTTCAAAAAAGGATAATATTGACTTTGATTTTCAATAATCTTTTTTAATTCTACTAAGTGCAATTGGTAAGGAATAGCTCCATTATCACGTGTGCGTTGTTTGAGTAAATAATTATCATTTTCAATATCTTTTAGAGCTTGTTGCGCTAACTCGCTTGGTTGAGCATCTTTGAGAAACTTTTTGACAGCTGTATAGAATTTGTCACGATCCATTTTATTATTCTGAATGTAATCAGTATAAAGTTGTCGTTGCGCACGAGCTTCTTTAGGTTCAGCTTGATGCCACATTTGTTTTAAATCTTGTAATTGCTCATGATGCTGTTCGTACAATTCGACCCAAGAATCACTCAGATAAGTTTTACCATTTAATATCTTAGCTAAGACGATTTCGTTATAAATTTGATAAATTTTTTCCAATAAGGCATTTTGGGTGTCGGTTAGGATATCTTGAACTTGTTCTAACTTAGTATCCAAGTTGCTATCGGAAAATTTTAAAGTGAATTCATCTTTAGCAGCCAAGTCAATACCCAAAATAGGAGCTAAGTCTCCCTTATTCCCTACCAATAACTTTAATAAGGCCGTAATCTTAGGCTTATCTGCTTTAGCATAAGTAAGTTGATTTTGCGCTTTTGTTACCTTAGCGGCAGCCCCAAGATTCTTATCTAACAAAATCCCTTCAATATCTGTCAAATCAACTTCTAAGCCATAAGCTTCCAAATCTTGACTTAATTCCCCTAAGAGAGCTTGCAACTGAGCACCAGAACTTTTTAGATGTTCTCCTTGGCTTTCATACAAGAAATTGCCGCGATACTTGATAAGGTTATGAAATGCCAAATATATTAAGCGCAAATCAAATTTTTGTTCTGGATGGTGAATCATTGCCGAACGTAAATGACTGATAGTAGGATACTTGTCATAAAATTTTTCCTCAGACTCTTGATCATTAAAGACAATGTGGTTAAATAGTTGATGCTGTTGGTCACCGTGAGCAACCCAAGAATAATTGAGGCGCGCAAAAAATTCTGGATCAATTGGATTAATCTCAGGAGCAAAAATTTCCTTTAACCATTGTAACCGTTGCTTGCGTCGATTTAATCGCCGCCGTACAGAACGATAACCCCGCCGTTCTTCGGCCGTGTTGCCACCGTCGAATAAGCGTACTCCTAAAGCGTTTTTCTTTTTTAAAGAAAATAATTGATACTGGTCATCAGTAACAGCCCAGCCGACACTGCTGGTACCAATATCTAGACCAATATTATAATTATCGGATTTTTTCTTGTTTAGTCCCATAATTGTCTCCTTAGATATTTATTCTTCAATTACCTTAGCAATGTAATTGATTACAATAACTATCTAACCATTATAAATAGTCAGATGTCAACTCTTTATAGACCAGCACTTGACAATATAAGGTAAAATAAATAAGTCATTTTCGTCAAATTCGAGTATACTTTAACTATTACAAATTGACACTGATAATGTATTTAATTAAACTATTTTTATGTACAGAGGAGGAAATGTTATGTGCGGTATTATTGCATTTAGCGACCCAACGGTTGCTGATAAAGAAACCACGATTAAATCTATGATGAAAATGATTCAACATCGTGGTCCTAATATCAAAGGTAGCGGTTTATATACTAATGACACAGTGGCCATGGGCTTTCGGCGCTTAAGTGTTATTGACTTAAAGGGTGGTAAGCAGCCTATCTACAATGAAGATCAGTCAATCCTCATTACTTTTAATGGTGAAATTTATAATTATCAAAAGCTTCGCGATGAATTAATTGCTGCCGGTCACACCTTTACTACTCAAGCCGACACCGAAGTTCTCCTCCATGGCTACGAAGAATGGGGGATGGACGGCACATTACAAAGAGTGCGCGGAATGTTTGCATACTTAATTTGGGATAATAACAAGCAAACTCTCTATGGTGCACGCGATTTCTTTGGTATTAAACCTTTATATTACTATCAAAAAGATGAAACTCTCATTGTTGGTTCTGAAATCAAAGCCTTTTTGAAGCATCCTCATTTTCAAAAAGAACTCAATCAAGAAGCCTTAAAACCGTTTTTAATGAATCAATATAACGATTTAGATGAAACCTTTTTCAAAAATGTTTACAAATTCCCTGCTGGTCATTGGTTTGAATTTCATAACCAAGATTTGCAGATTCATCAATATTGGGATGCAAATTATCGAATCAATCACCAGCGTTCTCTGCAACAAACAATTGATGAAATTGACCAAACTGTGAAAGATTCTGTAAAATTACACCACATTGCTGATGTCCCAGTGGGCAGTTTCTTATCTGAAGGAGTGGATTCAAGCTATGTAACTGCCGTCTTGCATCCACAAGAAGTCTTCAGTGTCAACTTTGATAATGGTCCCTATGATGAAGCCAGTGTGGCCAAAGAACTAGCTGATAAAGAAGGCTTGCACTTTAATGAAGCTACTGTAAATGGTGATGAGGCCTTTGCTGACTTTGCAGAAATGCAATATCACCTCG
The nucleotide sequence above comes from Bombilactobacillus bombi. Encoded proteins:
- a CDS encoding ASCH domain-containing protein, which gives rise to MKALSIRPDYAFLIMIGDKTKEYRSWSTNYRGPLLICSTARKIKDTIPGHALLVVDLKAVNKLADHQFEWVIDPVYSIYPFAVKGQQGLFNVDDKLIKKAPIDNEPDIDKINEWCDKYLEPLFV
- the cas1 gene encoding type II CRISPR-associated endonuclease Cas1 is translated as MAWRQIVITNHSKLSYKANKLLIQTDHLQLYEFPLVDIATIVLQSTQVTITAFLVQKLVENNIKLIFCDKDYNPCAEVDGYYSYNNRNQTIENQINWSINAKQELWTHVVRQKMINQNQLLLQLQLLDDEQEIQQEIEQIVFNDETNREAVIARKYFTKLFGNSFSRGQDSQINTYLNYGYSILLSNFNREITAQGYLTELGIHHHSIKNTFNLSSDLMEPFRQIIDQKVYELRKEPNLKYAKLELVDLLNTEITFGGKQMILQNAITAYVRDCLHVLNGESSIQRLTTFDLTEQKK
- the cas2 gene encoding CRISPR-associated endonuclease Cas2, producing the protein MRLIIMFDLPVETSTDRRNYRQFRKVLINEGFLMIQESIYGRIAVNKPAAEFMEERIAKQAPPRGLVQSLIITEKQYANIRYLTGQDPNILEDKFERLTII
- the csn2 gene encoding type II-A CRISPR-associated protein Csn2, whose protein sequence is MSFRLVYYPNDPIDSSHNALSLYLADQFEYRKVVFDLVSDHRLLHLFTNNELINYRDIQVITDVFAFDINSNATLQKILPIMKKSLELTQINEIQQLNQDLNRILFNEIAGWQMPLSFRNNLDINSLLLSKELKIDMFEWTDVLDKMIGVIEIIAELKLATVLIVAGLNSLFNAEEIQEIIDTAVSKNVKIVLIDNVRSLGGDIRGLSRFAIDTDGFMYEY
- a CDS encoding AEC family transporter translates to MQAFITSLQSVAEIVIVIALGYWLKSAGKVGEQFKGNISFVIMNIALPASIFVSVLKYLTRDKLIGLTGGLVYAFASFAASYLLAWLLTKLLKIRKGRRGTFINMFANANTIFIGLPLNLALFGQKSLPYFLVYYVVNTVSTWAIGVFFISADDPTITQGTKKEFNWKKLLPAPLVGFIVSLVFLLLAIPIPGWINSTLSMIGGIVTPMSLIYIGIILADAGLKSIRFDRDTIWALMGRFVFAPALMILFILLGSKMGAHMPNMEQSTLVIQAATPGLAVLPILVGQAHGDVRYATNVVTTSTVLFVIVVPILMQVINLIF
- the cas9 gene encoding type II CRISPR RNA-guided endonuclease Cas9 (Cas9, originally named Csn1, is the large, multifunctional signature protein of type II CRISPR/Cas systems. It is well known even to general audiences because its RNA-guided endonuclease activity has made it a popular tool for custom editing of eukaryotic genomes.), coding for MGLNKKKSDNYNIGLDIGTSSVGWAVTDDQYQLFSLKKKNALGVRLFDGGNTAEERRGYRSVRRRLNRRKQRLQWLKEIFAPEINPIDPEFFARLNYSWVAHGDQQHQLFNHIVFNDQESEEKFYDKYPTISHLRSAMIHHPEQKFDLRLIYLAFHNLIKYRGNFLYESQGEHLKSSGAQLQALLGELSQDLEAYGLEVDLTDIEGILLDKNLGAAAKVTKAQNQLTYAKADKPKITALLKLLVGNKGDLAPILGIDLAAKDEFTLKFSDSNLDTKLEQVQDILTDTQNALLEKIYQIYNEIVLAKILNGKTYLSDSWVELYEQHHEQLQDLKQMWHQAEPKEARAQRQLYTDYIQNNKMDRDKFYTAVKKFLKDAQPSELAQQALKDIENDNYLLKQRTRDNGAIPYQLHLVELKKIIENQSQYYPFLKDQENKLTSLLSFRVPYYVGPLTDSQRSQFAWMSRKATGKIYPWNFQEKVDLEKSSMKFINRMTATDTYLLGEPVLPKMSLLYQKYEVLNELNKIKLDYRPNWDVELKQRIYNELFKKQKSVSVKSLKKWLVENGYFENDVKVGGLSSETKFNSSLSTYHDFLPIFGADFLDNPDNQVQLEELVVWLTVFEDHHILQLKLQNSPYNYTDEQIRRLSNMRYQGWGRLSHKLLSDLRGQTDESILSLLWTTNQNFMQILHSDKYNFEELIEKANENNNVNKSMLDIINELAGSPAIKRGIWQAFLIVQDIVKVMGHAPEKIFIEFARGALDSQKNKRTVSRYDRLDKVYRAIKKQIQEVQPALVDQLTDNKGRLEDERLYLYFAQLGKSLYSDTPLDINNLQQYEVDHILPQSYIKDNSLENKALVLKSENQHKLDNLLLDDQIINQNQHRWEQMYKWGLMGPKKFFNLTRREIKTGNKKGFINRQLVETRQIIKNVATIFDNYFQNDNTQVVAIKAQTSSELRHKFKLYKNRKINDFHHAHDAYLANIVGTYLLKQYPDLESEIILNNYTKFIDQVKQVMRVETDKRKKELAANSSFLLHDIEDNQALADENGEIIWPADQIQTIRQVLSYKQVNVTRKTEFNHGAFYKETLFAPGAKNGLIAQKQDRDPAIYGGYSSKQFAYSSLVRIDDKKIRLVGIPVYVDKLIQEQKVNLNEWLHDNVKHKKSLQVILTKVPKYQVVWSKEVGRLCLSSATEIQNFQQLGLSSKSYEFLTRTDQKNAVVEAIIKDMDYSFIDIYQEILDLMPQYYPFYSYEYQSLADSFEDFKACDIAKQQQIIEQLLNMLHANALNGNFKDLKFGIIKSTALGKKPNGMDLNNIYLIYTSPTGLFEKRVLIK